Genomic DNA from Hordeum vulgare subsp. vulgare chromosome 2H, MorexV3_pseudomolecules_assembly, whole genome shotgun sequence:
AAAGAATGGATCTTGCTGCCTAATATGCAGATTACAACCATCAAATTACCTTTTGAAGTGGATAAATCTAGAAAGAAAAGCAAAGTTGGAGCAAACAAGTACGTTGGATAGCAAATAGCAAAGGTTAAGGTACCTCAAGGTGCATCATTTGTGATATCTAAGAAAGTCAATCAATTCAGACTAGGTCTGATCTGTATCATCCACCCATAGTTAGCTGAGATACCACTTGATGTGCCAGTGCTAACAGAGCTGGGGAGCAGTAATCTAAGAGGTGAGGGCATGTTtttatgcttgtacaactaatccaGCGGATGTTAATAGTATAGATAAAAAGAGTATAATACTTTAAACACTAAGTTAGAATCTTATGTGGCGCTAACCAAATATGCAAATGCAAGCACAAGTACCGTTATCCTACTCTTGAATACTTTACTGGACGGCTTGGGGTTCAACTAGTAATTTATTCTCCAGTTAGTAAGGAGTAATCTGGGAGGAAAAGTACACAATAAGCTTTTATATGCTAAGAAGTAACAGCGAAGACAATATTCTGCACAGATGTGATTGCATTACTGAACAGAAATAAGCCACTTATAATCCAAGGGTTAGAGAAGAGAATGATCATGTGAAGGGTGGGGATTACTGAATAGACATAAGCCACTTTTAATCCAAGGGTCGGAGAAGAGAATGACCATGTGAAGGGTGGGATTACTAAATAGACATAAGTCACTTTTAATCCAAGGGCTGGAGAAGAGAATGACCATGTGAAGGGTGGGATTAGAAATGCAATGGCAGAGACTAGAGATTTCAATTCCCTTCAATAAGAGTTTCTACTCAGTACATGTACATTTATGCCAGCAATAGTTCCTAAACATGGTGTTCGTTCCTCAGAAGTGACACATTTCCTCAAACAGCTGGTAAATATACTGGTACAAAGAAGGAAAAATACCGTGTGGTACCAAGTGGTTCAAATTCTAGTTacttcatgcttttatgttggaaGTATTATCTTTCTGTGGTTTATTATTCACAGTTAGCTAATCTCATTAATCAAACAGTAATTATTACGAACACTAAAGAGTTGTGCGATTTCAGCTGTCACTCGCAAATTAAATCTAAAGAAGCATCAGTGAATGAGCAGGTTATGAAACATACCCTTCCTTCACAAACTCATGGAAGGTCTCGAGCTCCAGCGTCTCCGACAGCACGACCACACAGGCATCAGGATGCTGCTGGAGCAAGCTCTCGAGCCCACGCTGGTGCCGAACACCGTACGCCCACTGAGGGCTGTTCCATACCATGAACACCCTCATGGAGCACTTCCCATGCTCAAAGAACCTTTCCATGAACTCCGAGAACCCCAAATGTGGATCAATTCCTAGAAAGTGTCCCCACCTCCTAACTTGTTCCGGCTCCTCCTTCAGAATGGCTCCTATTCCATGCTCATTGTCGGACGACTTGAGGCTCCGCCGGGCAAAATTCTTGGATGAGTCTTTCTCAATTTCTGAGATGAGCATCCGCTGCACCATGCGGTCGCCACGGGTGAGTGACGTGAGACCAGGACTGTCCGGGTCCTGGAGCAGAGGGTGGTTGCGAGGATTGAGGAGCTCCAAGTTGGACCTGAGCATCCGATCGCGCCGGAGGTAGTCTGCCTTCCCCTCCAGCCACCGCGCCCAACCGGAGCGGAGCCGCGTCTCGCTACGGCCGGAGGCGGGCTTGAGGAGCAGCGCGTCCTCGATGCCGCTGATGGACGAGATCTCGACCCGCAGCTCCAGATCCACAGGCTCGTCGTCGGATCcaaaggcggcggcggcgatctgGCGCGGGGAGTCCAAGTGAGGGAACCCCGCGGGCAGGGTGTCGCCAGCGGGGGGGAGGCGGAAGGGGAGGCGGGCGACGCCGGCGGCGTGGTCCCAGAGGAAGgacgcggcggtggcggaggcgggCACGTCCTCGGCCGCGTCGGTGACGGCGGAGGAGTCGTCCTCGTCGAGCACGTCGAGCTCGTCGATGCGGTCGTCGTCGGGGTTGGTAGCCGCGGCGCCCTCGGTGGCGGCAGCGGTGGTCACGGCGGCGAGGGTGAGGTCGGGGTCAAGGGCACCGGCCAcagggtcgtcgtcgtcgtccgcgAGGAGAGCGGTGGAGTTGGTGGCGGCGGAGTCGGTGGCGGAGGAACGggacgaggaggagagagggaagggcgaggaggaggagaggcgagAGTGGAGGACggcgagggagaggagcaggagcAGCGCCGCGGCGACGGCGCAAAGCTGCGGGCCGAGGCCGGAGCGACGCCGCGCCGGGTGCGAGTGGGAGCGCGGCAGCATGTCGCGGTAggagggaccctctcccctctcttcccctgCAACCGCAAGGCTCCGCTGCGCGCGCCTGTAGCTGCGTTTTCTTCGTGTTTAAACCATGCCCGGTGACTCTAGCTAGTCGGACTGTCACAGTCGCGTGGCCTCACCAACCTTTGGCTACCAACTAATCCTCTTTGGACAGGGAGCTGACCGTATGAACAGGGTAAGAGCATCTCTACtagagccctcaaaccctcaaaccttaaaaaataaccgttttttacagttttcgtcgaaaAAACGGCGTAAACTAGTActcttaaacccttaaacccgtaaaaaaaaatagaggtccaaccctcaaacgccttcccaacctgtagaagtgagggttggaaggaaaaactccccccaacccgcactcctctTCCCAGATCGCGCGGGAGGGAATTCCCCCcgcctcccgagctcctcccgccgcctcctcccgccgccgcgcccccgcccgccgccgcgccTGCCCCGCCCGCCGCCTCGCCCGCCTCGCCTGCCCTGCCCGCCGCCGCGCCCCGCCCCGGCCTGAGCCATCACCTCGCCGCTGCAGCAGTTCCCCGGCGCCCAGATGAGTTCATGTTCCAATCCTTCTCCACCTCCACACTTCTACCATGGTGCCCTCGCGAGCTCCAGTGTACATACTCTTCCTGGTTTTGCTAGATAAGTAGAACAGAATTATTGGCAGAGAGGCAATTAATACATGCCCTGTGTATGTGAGTTTCTACCCAACTGAATTTTTTTCAGGCAAGTCATAACAGATTTTGCTTCAGGTTTCATGGTTTCAGGTTTTAGGTTTTATGGCAAATTTTGCCCTATGCAATTGATACATGCCCTGTGCAATTAGTTGTTTCAGGTTTTGCCCTGTGCAATTGATACCGATTTTGCTTCAGGTTCCATGATTTCAGGTTTCAGGTTTCATAACAGATTTCATGGCAGATTTTGCTGCTAAGAAATCAGTTACAAATAGAGGCTAGTAAATAGACTTTGCATGATATGCTTACCTTGTATTTTTCTTCAGATTGCTGCTAAGAAATAAGTTAGCATGTGAATAATTTGGTTTCAGATTTTCATGATATGCTTACCTTGTATTTTGCTTCAGATTGTCATGATCTTCCAAAGttgctattatttcactttacATTTTATCTCCATTGTCAAATGTTTTACTCATGAATTatgatgtatctttgttttacttttctatgtcctatttgattcgaacaattgttgtaatttgctcaaacattgttgtaataatttgaatgattattgttttattcggtggtgtaataataactagaatgattattattttatgtcaaatgtgattgaatttgtgatatgtcatatgatgaaatgtgatgaaatgtgtgatacatgaaatgacagttttaagggttggggttggggcaaagactagaaccctcaaacccaacccttataacagaatattccattataagggttgggtttgagggttctagtctttacccctgtttttcaacccttaaaagtgttaaaaatggccaattctcaacccttaaaactggttttagattaagggtttgagggttctactagagatgctctaataaGCTCGCTTTCGATGCACACATTCATCTTGGTCCCTTGACAGCTTGCTTGGCAACTTTTGACACACAAGTCTAGAGGAAGAATTTTGTGGTGGCATAAACAATGAGAGCTTGCATTTTCAGCTTTAAGAGCTCAAACAAGTGCCCTAAAATAGGGCATTGAAAAACAGTTTTAGGGTGTCCGGAGATGGGTTTTAAAATGACATCGTTGCTCCAACAAAAAATGTAAAATTAAACATTGAAATTGCATATAAATTAACAAGTAATATCGAACTCACCTCATAGCATCTTCAATAGTTGCTCTATTATATTATATAGGGcatgaaaaatataaaaaatggtTTTTATGACACCCAAAATTCTCACGAACTTTATAATAGGGCATTATTGCTCCAACAACCGCTTTAAAATAAGACAGCCGCATCACATCTTTTTTCAACAATTGCATACAAATGAAACTAAATGAATCTCAAATTAATCCAAAACAAACATAACAACAATTTCATCAAATCTACAATCAACTTACTAGATAATCCATCAAGTCCACAACATCAAATGCAACACAAATTGTTCATCAAACAATATAACAAAATTCAAAACGCAATACAACAAAGTTCATCACACAATACAACATACATTTAAATACATTACAATCGAGCACTCTTCAAGCCCTCTCAGACCTTCACCTTTTACTACCGTCAAGACTATAATTTTAGGTTATTTTGGTCGTTGGATGCACCTTAACCCCCATAGACAGTGGCAACcgcaatacacgatgctccagcaACAAAATCGACGATCTACTATTGTCTGGGCCTGTTGGGCTTGTATCATCCAATTTCTCTCGGTCACTTCTTTGACAAAAAATCATCCACCAGACATGCGAAACGGTGGGTATGAGGTGAGAGGGtcactgtgacgccctcgattttttatcatacgctaatcatacacgcaaatacgtacgaccaagctcaaggactcacggaaagatatcacaacacaactgtagacacaaataaaaacatacaagcttcatattacaagctaggggcctcgagggctagaatacagaagctcgagaaacacacaagtcagcggaagcaacaaatatctgagtacagacataaaaacaAGGAGATGCCTtacagaaggctagcacaaaagatacatcgatcgaacgaggcgaggcctcctgcttgggaacctcctaaactactcctggtcgttagCGGCCTTCGCATAGTagcaggcaccgtcggggtagtagacATTGTcgacgggatacgccatctcctggctccatcatctagtcgcagcaatcgtatcaaggggaaaagggggagcaaagcaacggtgaggaatcatccaaagtactcgcaagacttacatcacaactatactaagtatgcatcagtatcaagggaaaatggttatatgtggactgactgcagcaatgcaagaaaagagagaaggaactagTCCTACCAAAGACTAGcaccttcagggtcttgcagcaatagacgagagtagagcaagtaacacaaatatatagtcatattgttgcggcAATTAAATTAAGGTCACGTccaaagattcttcctcgactccctgcgagaaagcaaCCTCGGAGAAACATTCCAATTAAGTAACCAttgaagttgtataagatcacgatacaattccaagtcgtcctgtaaccgtggacacagctattcaaatagttaattttcatccctgcagtggTGCACCACACTACCCAAAACGCTCGATCACACTCTAGTcacacacacttttctgggtcatgcccggcctcggaaaatcaacacgtcgcagccctacctaaactcaacacagaggccagcccaccggtctaaatcctaagcgcgcaagGGTCATGGCCCCATCAACCTTtgtgctcctgcatgatgcgtgggcggccaatgtcagtcctggcacctcttatagaaGACGATGCTTacgcggaccactcgggcgtgtgccgctccattgctgacgtgtgAAGAGCTTTGGTTGATACCACGAcgttgagtacccataacttctcccacgtgaaggttagtgcgaaaaggaatCCCGACCAACtcacatcaaatacccaaatcccattagcattttaattaacactacAACAATGATCGGCAATCCATGATATATGGTCTCGTCaccccgtctcgaggatgtgtggcaagggccaagaatgctcgGCCATTGCTCGTCACAttcacacgggaatccacccgcaacacacctcatGTACCCAGTAGCAAGGTCAAGTAACTATGCGgatgtaacatcagagggattcgaggtatcaccctcgatggattccgaacgatgtaatcgtcaaggtgacagggaggtatcaccctcgatggaccaagcttgatgggttgtacgacagagtcgttattggaggtggtgaaggaggaatcaccctccgggaaccacctccggttaactacactacagatctatcatcaggagtacgtatcgacgtgtcaccctcggtactcaatAGTAGCCATGCAGCGTAGTACAacaagggggtgtgagtgatgtgacgggtcttggctcgtcgatcaatagATCGAGACTTTGATGAaaaagcgggggcaactggactaaggggtcaatggggatcattgctccacctatactaaacagttttagtgCGGTAGAGTAAATAGCAGTtcgtcaaaaacaggctatgcattagaatatgatctatctacaatagtagcaaaatctaatgcaagcatgagggataaagaataggcgatataggaatgatcaagggggtttgcttgcctagttgctctgcgacaaagggctggtcgtcacgaGGGTAGTTGTACCCGACAACTGCGTGAGTGTCAAcgtctaccggagagaagagggggaataaacaataaatataaagcagacatatgcatcacgatgcatgacatggcaatatgcagtgttaggcatgagctaacgcagtactacacgtcatggacggatcgagaaaatatctgatgatatttcccgggtctctcacTACTTCCGAACAAGCGAAAACGGTAAAAAAGTTACATATTCGTTATGCTAGGGACGCAAGACAAACAAATGGATAGTGTATCCGATTTCATCTCGTTTTTCTAATCAGCTTTCATGTAGAAAACTTTTTGATCTGAGCTAcgatttaatttctatgatttttcaaagtttaaaccaatatataaattattttaattattaaattcaagagaaaagaaaaaatgacATCAGCATGAGGTCACACTGATGTGAGGTGTCAACTTTGACGTGCTGACGAGTCAAACTGACAGGTGGGCCCAACTCTCATTGGTAGTGGGGTTAAAAGAGTTTAGAACTAATctaaattagttaattaacacaCTAggtccactagtcagtgactaaATGGTTAATTAAATTGTTTAACTAATCTAGTTAAAGGCGGTGCGGTCCACTCATCAGTGTGTTAGTATTAACTTAATTTCTAATTAGTCATAAGCTAATTTTATGACTAACGGGGCCCACAGGTCAGTGGGTTAGTGAGGGGGGTAGTTGCCTGAGGCCCACCTGGCGGTGGCCCGGGCGATGGTGCGCCAGCGGCAGTACCCCAATGGCCAAAATCCAGAGTAGAGGGCTCGGGCCTCACCAGAATTTGGCTGTGGGCGGGCACGCGCTAGGGGGGCGCTCGAACATGCGGAGCTCGCCGGGTCGACCCAGGTAGGTGGTCGGGCGGGGAGTGGCCGGATTTgcatcggcgacgagccgaagcggaggCCGTTAGTGGGGTTCGTTGGAATGGTGTTGTGTGGCCTGTTTGGCGGCATGGGAGAGGGCGACATTGCGCGCGTGGGGTGTGTGTGCGCAGGTAGCAGCAGCAAGTGCAGGGCAGTGGAGGCGGCGGTCAATGGCGCGGCGGTGCGCGTGCGGGCAACAGAGGAGAGAGCGGAGAGAGAATGGGCGAACGGTCGTGGGCTCTCTGTCGTTGACGAGGGGAGGGTTCAGCGAGGCTCGGTGGAGCCGTCGATGCAGTGACACAATGACAAGGTGGTGGCGACGCGGCGGTGACAGCAACACCCGCGTCGGGCGCGTCCCTTAGGTGAGGAAGAGGTGAGAGGGAAAGGCAATGTGAAGTGGAGCAGCTAGGGCTAGGGTTGAGGGTTTGAGCGTCGTCGTCTTAAGGGGAGGGCCGGCCATTGGATGGACGACACGTGGCTGATGGTCGCCGTGGCAGCCATCCCCTCCCCCGGCCACTTTagtgagaggagggagacgatggGAGGTAGGTTGGGCCGCCTAGGCCGGTTAGAGGGGTCAAGGCCCGGGGGTTatcccttttcccttttcttcttttttccagtTTCTGATTCTGTTTTATTTTAACCTTTCCTGTTTCATTTATTTCTTTTGACCAATTAGCTTTAGTAAAAATACGAGAATTGCCCCATTAAATAGTATGCAATATTTAGTACTGCCACATTTTGTTTGAGACTTAATTGGATaagtttgaatttctcatgaaatTTAAAGTGCTTTCAAAAAACAGTTGGGCTCTGTTTTCAATGGTGTGGTCCACACTAGTAGgttggtgatgttgttttccCTAACAccatttgttttggaatattttccaAGTATGCAacatttttctctttctctttgaaATTTATTTTATCACAATAAAATTCTAGGGTCCTTAATGATGGAATTTTGAAAAGAGATATGAAATCCAAAGTGATCAAGCACTGTTTGGTAACATGATTAGCTTAATCATGGTGACCACTCTAGCTTGATTATAGGGGTTACTGTAGCCTAacccggggatgtcacaactctccaccactaaaagaaattctcgtACCTAGAATTAAGAGGTAGGGGTAAGGGGAACATTTGGCTACGAAATTCTAACGAGTCTTCTTGTCCCCGTTGCTCTCATCGAAGGGGTTGGTCCTTCGTGTTGGTGTATTCATTACTCTGATTAAGGTCAACTTGATGGAGTCGACATCCTTCCTTCGGGGTCTTCATCGTCCAACGAATGGAATAATATGGAAAACTTTGGAAGAACATAGTTACACAAAGTTGGCCATCTCACAGCGAACTCAAGGAAGAGGACATGAATTATTCCTCAAGTTCTAACTCACGGAATCTATTGAGAACAAAATGCAATGGCACAATAGTTTCAAATGGATAGGAAATCATTTGATGCTTGATGAGAAGTTGAAAGGGGGGTTAGGGCAACGAAACTAAATATTGCGCCTGATAATGGAATAGATCATCTTTTGGACGGTGGCTCGGGATTTTCACAcagtgccaagtgcaaaggatactttggagtcaaagatgtacaggcgaGTCAAGTTTCGGTCATGTGGAACTTAGGGTTATGGATCCACCATGTGGGTTAAGAGCAGGCAAAGCGGTGACATCTtgcacggtcttggtagcaagagatGTCAGAGGTTAGCCTCTcacttatgttggcaacaacgtcgataccaagggcaggggacgaatagaaccattttcctgctcgttcaaacgaggcagaccaataggcaaagttctcgtccactggTGACTATACCGGAATGTTATgcacaatagtaacacggtcgAGATCACCGAGGTTTTTACCAAAGCAGGGAATtaccactgcttagataagttagatTACAAGAAAAATTAAACATGCCAATGGGAAgaaaaaatgtgttcacacacaagtattatAGTATACCTTTCCCAAGGAAAACAAAGCATGGTATACATGACAGGTCCTCAAACgcataaccatttagataaagggtaaggagaatcatgatgtttacccatgcaATATTGTTTGGATAATATATCAAGAACATCTTACCAtgacgcttccaatgttcctcttgaaatttgaagtaccacattcgtgctttgaggtagcatcgacatggtcatcagataaaggtcggactttggatacacaaaggatccatcaggaacaacttataaaataagtcatacgaTTTCCTCATGGAAGAACGGTTAACCTTaccaaggaacataatataaaaataggtcattcggacaggtgtggtggacaagacatcactgtaccaGGTTACATGAacaaccaaagttataattattgggaaattttccaaccatcatatctgcccgagattcagtttTGGTTGGTGTCAGGATACCTAAGGCTCAAGATACCTAAGAAGAAAAGATGGTGATGCAAGATTCTCGAGATATGAACTTCATAAGGAAGTCTTGATTCGCAAGCTggatgtaagacacatgaacacaatgtcaagacactcgtgcccacatggaattcttacaatGAAATGCGTCTGCGTTatggtttgggaaccatcatcgaggatatcaacgtCCTTGTGTAAGCGTGGAttatctcttatgaaggaacttcttttccttgatcaaatcagttagtggcttggggtgctaagagaagttatatgaagtgaagacatcaaatcttcaaaacatataacacctcagcatgcgtgaatgatttgggatgaacCCACAAGCAACTaaacaaaactttctcatattcatggcagcaagaatgcacgtgaactttgggaaaacacgtCTTCTATCAAACACGTTCTTCATGAGCTAGTCACAAAgaaaatgctttcaagagcttcattatgaaatatggagaagttgagggtgtggccgatgggctcagcaacaatccctcaagattttgatagggatgaatttccaaaattataagaacAAGGATATAACATTTGTCAGgtcaaatgatataatgacgtacgctcgaggaaacaccaacaattaaacattgattGAAGTATGCACTCGAAAATACGAACTGGATAGCACGActaatgctaaaatgatgagtcaacaatcaacgcactaagaatgacaactaccagtCATTAAGTTCAAAGCaagagggttgccagaagtattggaaacaCACATGAGAGTTCACTTGTCAGTATTccagttagaaacaacacgggaccaagaaatgaatggtgatggcctgaagtatcactatatcaagaactattaagaggtgcaacaattctcacaacattctttacataaaagatggtaataccCCAAGGTAGAAggtaacataagctggatagcaaggaactcaagggacaacacaaaacatgaccaAGTTTGTGTTCGAGGGAAAGTAATAAGGTTGTCGATGATAGCAcatatcatcgaggggcaaggatggtattttctcatcatgaattcgattgataccctcgaagagctcagaatgctgatcatGATCATTACACTTCTGTCGAGAAGTTCCATGA
This window encodes:
- the LOC123425662 gene encoding uncharacterized protein At4g19900 — encoded protein: MLPRSHSHPARRRSGLGPQLCAVAAALLLLLSLAVLHSRLSSSSPFPLSSSSRSSATDSAATNSTALLADDDDDPVAGALDPDLTLAAVTTAAATEGAAATNPDDDRIDELDVLDEDDSSAVTDAAEDVPASATAASFLWDHAAGVARLPFRLPPAGDTLPAGFPHLDSPRQIAAAAFGSDDEPVDLELRVEISSISGIEDALLLKPASGRSETRLRSGWARWLEGKADYLRRDRMLRSNLELLNPRNHPLLQDPDSPGLTSLTRGDRMVQRMLISEIEKDSSKNFARRSLKSSDNEHGIGAILKEEPEQVRRWGHFLGIDPHLGFSEFMERFFEHGKCSMRVFMVWNSPQWAYGVRHQRGLESLLQQHPDACVVVLSETLELETFHEFVKEGYKVAVAVPSLDELLEGTPTHIFASVWYEWRKTINYPLHYSELVRLAALYRYGGIYLDSDVIVLKPLKSLRNTIGTVKEVSRGSSFSGAVLAFEKQSPFLLECLKEWYSTYDDTLMQWNGAELMTRVIRNHSDSDSNREHLEIQLEPSFTFYPINSTDINWYFLEPDSAAERAQHDALFSKILNYSTTFHFWNSITSSLVPESNSLVERILNHYCLHCLDVL